One segment of Solanum lycopersicum chromosome 1, SLM_r2.1 DNA contains the following:
- the LOC138342267 gene encoding uncharacterized protein: MVDCKTVGLQVQELQLILHDLIDEDVVANEAFQVAATIEKLPPSCIDLKNYLKHKRKKLKVKDLVIWLKIKDDNKNAENKSRNCYNCGKAGHRSYDCRGPRKDKYIGKGKSQANIVEEIQDAEDLCALISECNLVGNSKEWFLDSGVNRHICSAKEAFATYTPAEYDEDSFMGNTTTIMISVTGKVMLKMTSGKVLTLNSVLDIPTIRKKLVSSTLLVKNGFKCVLVSDKAATSKNEMFIGKGYLNEGLFKLNVMVVDNINKNYASVYLLESNDYGMPVWDFTKPCKNWLL, from the exons aTGGTAGATTGTAAAACTGTTGGATtacaagtgcaggaacttcaacttattctccatgatctgattgatGAAGATGTGGTAgcaaatgaagcttttcaagtggctgcaacgattgagaagttgcctccttcgtgTATCGACTtaaagaattatctaaagcacaagcgtaaaaAACTGAAGGTTAAAGATCTTGTGATTTGGCTCAAGATTAAGGATGACAACAAAAACGCCGAAAATAAATCTC gcaattGTTACAACtgtggcaaggctggtcataggTCTTATGATTGTCGTggtccaagaaaggacaaataCATAGgaaaaggcaaaagtcaagcaaacatcgtggaagAAATTCAAGATGCAGAAGACTTGTGTGCATTGATATcagagtgtaacttagttggaaattccaaggagtggtttctcgactcaggtgtcaatcgacatatttgctctgcgaaagaagcctttgcaaccTACACTCCAgctgagtacgatgaagattcgttcatgggaaacacaacaacaataatgatTTCAGTTACTGGGAAAGtgatgttgaaaatgacatccggcaagGTATTGACTTTGAACAGTGTTCTGGAtatccctactattaggaaaaAATTAGTTTCTTCCacactactcgttaagaatgggtttaagtgtgtcctagttagtgataaagctgcAACAAGTAAGAACGAGATGTTCATtggaaagggctacctcaatgagggtcttttcaaattgaatgtaatggttgttgacaatattaataagaattatgcttctgtttacttattggagtcaaatgattatggcatgcccgtttgggactTTACAAAGCCTTGCAAAAATTGGTTACTATAG